The [Clostridium] scindens ATCC 35704 nucleotide sequence GTCAGTCTCAACGATCTTGTCCTTGGAAGCCTGAAAGACAAGCATGTCACCACGTCAGGCATATCCGAGGATACGATTCCCTATGCTCTCGCAACAGATAAAAAGACCGGCAATTCCATCTATCTCACGGATGAAGAAGTAGATATGATTCTAAATTTCCGCACCCTTTCCAACGAGAATAAACAGATTATTACCGGCTTTCTACATTCCAATTCCAAACATCCAGATTAATCAGCCAACGCAAATCCATCATGAACAGCTATCATGGCCTGCTCGATGTCATCCTCTGCAACCAGTACGGTAATCCGGATCTCGGAAGTAGAGATCATGTTGATGTTGACCCTTGAGTTGTACAGAGAATCAAACATCTTTGCCGCCACGCCAGGATTGCTCATCATTCCGGCGCCTACGATGGAAAGTTTTGCCACCTTCTCATTCCATGTAATATCCTGGATCGTAAGTCTCTTTTTATTTTCCTCCAGAATCCTGATCGCATTCTCCAGGTCATCGGATGCCACCGTAAAGGAGATGTCTTTCGTCCCTTCTCTTCCCACTGACTGAAGAATAATATCCACATTGATATTGTTGCCAGCAAGGGTATCAAAGATACGGAATGCGATTCCTGGCTTGTCTTCCACTCCTATGACTGAGATTCTGGCAGTATTCTTATCGGCCGCCACGCCTGTCACTAATAGTTTTCCATTTCGCTTGCCTCCTTGACTACGGTTCCCTCTGAGCGGTTCAGGCTGGACCGTACCACTAATTCTACGTTATATT carries:
- a CDS encoding helix-turn-helix domain-containing protein, with amino-acid sequence MPNIQLANNLRYLRKQHNLTQTTLSNMLNISRQAYSNYETSKRTPDLDSLLHLAGFYHVSLNDLVLGSLKDKHVTTSGISEDTIPYALATDKKTGNSIYLTDEEVDMILNFRTLSNENKQIITGFLHSNSKHPD
- a CDS encoding ACT domain-containing protein → MTGVAADKNTARISVIGVEDKPGIAFRIFDTLAGNNINVDIILQSVGREGTKDISFTVASDDLENAIRILEENKKRLTIQDITWNEKVAKLSIVGAGMMSNPGVAAKMFDSLYNSRVNINMISTSEIRITVLVAEDDIEQAMIAVHDGFALAD